In one Neobacillus sp. CF12 genomic region, the following are encoded:
- a CDS encoding IclR family transcriptional regulator, translated as MENAKQPYGTVLIKAASILDVLSAKKEPQSLNVIAQETGLTSSTALKILDTLLLIGYVKKHPETKKFELGSALIKYANKYLANLDISKISYPYLKELQNSLDETIHLGILEGDEILTVNKLETNKPIVCLNSRIGLSKPLYCSAMGKAVLAEMTESQITAYVNRVELKAITETTITNSETLLKQLADVKRNGYAIDDSEGEKDVYCLGVSLVMNNQTYGAFSVSVPSYRITPQVKDEIIQAILKTKENILRELQQNYVFI; from the coding sequence ATGGAGAATGCCAAGCAGCCTTATGGTACAGTTTTAATTAAAGCAGCAAGTATCCTTGATGTTCTCTCAGCGAAAAAGGAGCCACAATCATTAAATGTGATTGCTCAGGAAACAGGTTTAACAAGTTCAACTGCCTTGAAGATATTAGATACCCTTCTTCTAATTGGTTATGTGAAAAAACATCCAGAAACGAAAAAGTTTGAGCTTGGAAGTGCTTTAATAAAATACGCAAACAAGTATCTTGCTAATCTAGATATCTCAAAAATTTCCTACCCATATTTAAAAGAGTTACAAAATAGTTTGGATGAAACAATACACCTGGGAATACTAGAAGGCGATGAAATTCTAACAGTTAACAAGTTGGAAACGAATAAGCCGATCGTTTGTTTGAATTCAAGAATTGGTTTATCTAAGCCGCTTTATTGTTCGGCAATGGGTAAGGCTGTACTTGCAGAAATGACGGAAAGTCAAATTACAGCTTATGTAAACAGAGTGGAACTAAAGGCGATAACGGAAACCACCATTACAAATTCGGAAACTCTGTTAAAACAGTTAGCGGATGTAAAAAGAAATGGTTATGCTATCGATGACAGTGAAGGTGAAAAGGACGTTTATTGTCTAGGTGTATCCCTAGTGATGAATAACCAAACATACGGGGCATTTAGTGTGAGTGTACCATCCTACCGCATAACCCCACAGGTAAAAGATGAAATCATACAAGCCATCTTAAAAACAAAAGAAAATATCCTGCGAGAACTACAGCAGAATTATGTTTTTATATAA
- a CDS encoding Gfo/Idh/MocA family oxidoreductase, with protein sequence MNLGTVGTGWITESFIEAAKLSGKLTLKGVYSRTSDKAKDLAHKYNAEYFFTDLEEMAKSPELEAIYIASPNSVHFEQAITFLRNKKHVICEKPIFSNSEELEEAYQIAEDNGVYLFEAIRNIHTPNFRILKEKLNLAGNLRSAMLPYIQYSSRYDSFLRGENPNIFTSTYSGGALVDLGVYPLYLAVGLFGEPQKVTYHPVILSSGVDGSGTLVLEYQDFVCTILCSKISHSVIPCEIHGEKGTFLLEDAAPISEIKLIDSHTKESEILSVAQEEKNMVYECINIADIIETNDDNQYEKLKNMSKIVLRITEEARKQNNIVFGVER encoded by the coding sequence ATTAATTTAGGTACAGTCGGGACAGGTTGGATCACAGAATCCTTTATTGAAGCTGCAAAACTTAGCGGGAAGTTAACTTTAAAGGGTGTCTACTCAAGGACATCTGATAAGGCAAAAGACCTTGCCCATAAATATAATGCAGAATATTTTTTTACTGATTTAGAGGAAATGGCAAAAAGTCCAGAACTCGAGGCTATCTATATTGCTTCGCCTAATTCTGTTCATTTTGAGCAGGCAATTACATTTTTGAGAAATAAAAAGCATGTTATTTGTGAGAAGCCGATATTCTCCAATAGTGAGGAATTGGAAGAAGCATACCAAATTGCAGAGGATAATGGTGTTTATTTATTTGAGGCCATTCGCAATATCCATACTCCTAATTTCCGGATATTAAAGGAAAAACTTAATTTAGCAGGTAATTTAAGAAGTGCAATGCTGCCATATATTCAGTATTCTTCCCGATACGATTCTTTTTTAAGGGGGGAGAACCCAAATATCTTCACTAGTACATATTCTGGAGGTGCTCTTGTAGATTTAGGTGTTTATCCGCTCTATTTAGCTGTAGGGCTCTTCGGAGAGCCGCAAAAGGTCACCTACCATCCCGTAATCCTTTCAAGTGGTGTTGATGGGAGCGGTACTCTGGTGTTAGAGTATCAAGATTTTGTTTGTACCATTCTTTGTTCTAAAATATCGCATTCAGTGATTCCTTGTGAAATTCATGGCGAAAAGGGGACCTTTCTCCTTGAGGATGCAGCGCCAATATCTGAAATTAAGTTGATTGACAGCCACACAAAAGAGAGCGAAATCTTAAGCGTTGCCCAGGAAGAAAAAAACATGGTCTATGAATGCATCAATATCGCAGACATCATTGAAACAAACGATGATAACCAATATGAGAAATTAAAGAATATGAGTAAAATCGTCTTGCGAATAACAGAAGAAGCACGGAAACAGAACAATATTGTGTTTGGGGTAGAACGCTAG
- a CDS encoding 4Fe-4S binding protein yields MKSMNWYKKQLKRKPVQITRYVVQAVFLLFLLYVGIRFYQFYMHFETLGETPFVERPSAVEGFLPISALMALKVWLATGDFDVIHPAGLVLLSFFVGGAIFFKRSFCSWICPIGTVGEWISRLGKKLFKRNFEVPTWLVWLLTPIKYLLLLFFLGMVIVMPTYGAIAFLNEPYNKISDIKMLTFFLDISAFGIGFLTVMFVLSLFYKNFWCRFLCPYGAFIGLGSIFRVSKIQRNEETCTNCEMCTKVCPSRIKVHKVETVNNLNCTACLACVEACPVKDTLNMTVANKKVSKWFIPVSFFVAFFLIVGFAKLTGHWETIISYEDWKILIPEAKFID; encoded by the coding sequence ATGAAGTCGATGAACTGGTACAAGAAACAGTTGAAACGAAAGCCGGTTCAAATAACAAGGTACGTCGTTCAAGCTGTATTCCTGTTATTTTTACTATATGTTGGTATCCGTTTTTATCAATTTTATATGCACTTTGAAACTTTAGGAGAAACACCATTTGTTGAAAGACCATCTGCGGTGGAGGGATTCCTGCCAATTAGTGCATTAATGGCATTAAAGGTTTGGCTCGCTACAGGGGATTTTGATGTCATCCATCCAGCAGGACTTGTTTTGTTAAGCTTTTTTGTTGGTGGTGCGATTTTTTTCAAGCGCTCTTTTTGCAGTTGGATATGTCCGATTGGAACAGTTGGAGAATGGATTAGCAGATTGGGGAAAAAGCTGTTTAAAAGAAATTTTGAAGTACCCACTTGGCTTGTTTGGCTGCTAACCCCGATAAAGTATTTATTACTACTATTCTTCTTGGGGATGGTTATCGTAATGCCGACGTACGGAGCGATTGCCTTCTTAAACGAACCATATAACAAAATATCTGATATAAAAATGCTGACATTTTTCTTAGATATAAGCGCTTTTGGGATTGGTTTTCTTACTGTCATGTTTGTATTATCTTTATTCTATAAAAATTTCTGGTGCCGCTTCCTCTGCCCTTATGGAGCGTTCATCGGACTTGGTTCGATTTTTAGAGTTTCAAAGATCCAAAGAAATGAAGAGACTTGTACGAACTGTGAAATGTGTACAAAGGTTTGCCCTTCCAGAATAAAAGTGCACAAAGTAGAAACCGTAAATAACTTGAATTGTACTGCTTGTCTGGCCTGTGTCGAAGCATGCCCTGTGAAGGATACCTTAAATATGACGGTTGCCAACAAAAAGGTAAGTAAATGGTTTATACCGGTGTCATTCTTTGTGGCATTCTTCTTAATTGTCGGCTTTGCTAAACTAACAGGACATTGGGAGACCATCATTAGCTATGAGGATTGGAAGATATTAATTCCCGAAGCAAAATTTATAGATTAA
- the kduI gene encoding 5-dehydro-4-deoxy-D-glucuronate isomerase: METRYTHSPEDIRHYSTEQLRKEFLVESIFVPGEVRLTYTHNDRMIFGGVTPTDQPLTIELSTELGVTYFLERRELGVINIGGPGSIVIEGTEEPMKKQDGFYIGKETKDLQFKSDDPSNPAKFYTVSVPAHHKYPNVKISIDKIEPMVTGDSATLNHRSIYQYIHPNVCESCQLQMGYTILTPGSAWNTMPSHTHERRMETYLYFDMKEDTRVFHFMGKPDETKHLVIANEQAAISPSWSIHTGVGTSDYTFIWAMCGENITYTDMDMVPMKDLR, from the coding sequence ATGGAAACTCGTTATACACATAGCCCAGAAGATATTCGTCATTATTCTACAGAACAATTGCGCAAGGAATTTTTGGTAGAAAGTATTTTTGTTCCAGGAGAAGTAAGATTAACTTATACCCATAACGACCGGATGATTTTTGGCGGTGTTACACCAACTGATCAACCTTTAACAATTGAACTTTCTACAGAATTAGGAGTTACATACTTCTTAGAACGTCGTGAACTTGGTGTTATTAATATCGGCGGACCTGGATCAATCGTAATCGAAGGTACAGAAGAGCCTATGAAAAAGCAAGACGGATTTTACATTGGAAAAGAAACAAAGGATCTTCAGTTTAAATCAGATGATCCATCTAATCCAGCTAAATTCTATACTGTTTCCGTTCCTGCTCATCATAAATATCCAAATGTGAAAATCAGCATTGATAAGATCGAACCAATGGTAACAGGGGATTCAGCAACGTTAAATCATCGTTCTATTTATCAATATATTCATCCAAATGTATGTGAAAGCTGTCAGCTTCAAATGGGTTACACAATCCTGACTCCAGGAAGCGCTTGGAACACAATGCCAAGTCATACACATGAACGCCGTATGGAAACATACCTTTATTTTGATATGAAGGAAGATACACGTGTATTCCACTTCATGGGCAAACCGGATGAGACAAAACACTTAGTTATTGCGAATGAGCAAGCTGCCATTTCTCCAAGCTGGTCAATCCATACTGGAGTAGGTACAAGTGACTATACATTCATTTGGGCAATGTGTGGAGAAAACATCACATATACAGATATGGACATGGTTCCAATGAAGGACTTAAGATAA
- the kduD gene encoding 2-dehydro-3-deoxy-D-gluconate 5-dehydrogenase KduD, whose product MTQDLQQFSLDYFKLDGKVAIVTGGNTGLGQGFAVALAKAGADLFITTHGNNWGETKELIEKEGRRVEFFQGDLTDKQVSKDIVSKCLETYGRVDILVNNAGTIRRSPILEYKEEDWDAVMDINLNAVYSLSQEAAKVMVEQGSGKIINVASMLSFQGGKFVPSYTASKHGVAGLTKAFANELAIKGIQINAIAPGYVETKNTAPIREDEVRHAEITSRIPAGRWATPADLQSVVVFLASKASDYMNGAIIPVDGGWLVR is encoded by the coding sequence ATGACACAAGACTTACAACAGTTTTCATTAGATTATTTTAAATTAGATGGTAAAGTTGCGATTGTGACTGGCGGTAATACAGGACTTGGACAAGGATTTGCGGTTGCGTTAGCAAAAGCAGGTGCGGACCTATTTATCACTACCCACGGGAATAACTGGGGAGAAACGAAAGAACTAATCGAAAAAGAAGGACGTCGAGTAGAGTTTTTTCAAGGTGATTTAACAGATAAACAAGTTTCTAAAGATATTGTTTCTAAATGCTTAGAAACATATGGCAGAGTAGATATTTTGGTGAATAATGCAGGTACGATTCGCCGTTCTCCAATACTTGAGTATAAGGAAGAAGATTGGGATGCAGTAATGGATATTAATCTGAATGCTGTTTACTCATTAAGCCAAGAAGCTGCAAAAGTAATGGTCGAACAAGGCAGTGGAAAGATCATTAATGTTGCTTCCATGCTTTCTTTCCAAGGTGGGAAATTTGTACCATCCTATACAGCCAGCAAACATGGTGTCGCTGGTTTAACAAAGGCATTTGCAAATGAATTAGCGATTAAAGGCATACAAATTAATGCCATTGCACCTGGTTATGTTGAAACGAAGAATACAGCACCAATACGTGAGGATGAAGTTCGTCATGCAGAAATTACCTCACGTATTCCAGCAGGCCGTTGGGCAACTCCAGCTGACCTGCAAAGTGTTGTAGTCTTCCTGGCAAGCAAAGCGTCTGATTATATGAATGGAGCCATTATCCCTGTCGACGGCGGCTGGTTAGTTCGCTAG
- a CDS encoding CopD family protein, with protein sequence MFIAGIVSEALLYSCFSLLIGSFILSLLPKTLRPEIKIPKSVLLGAALGIAIFSFLPVLKIVLYLYEDLGIGYTLTSVLTNFEVGKTWISTGIISLILFIYLIPIKLEQKPLFSLTGLIFTLILVTSLGWSSHAASLSKFAGFLIHTAHFLAITTWVGILMVVSWFSQNHDHWLKFLKWFSPVAILCFVTTTITGISLMTFHMELNDYVSISAISYGQTLLIKHIAILPLLAFAFINSFLIRKRLINDPSYNPLPWAKLESIIVLVVFSITGALGQVSPPHELSSMIRAGGASKLFSFFHPGEITFPITFSPGIVSITLFLIAFLFLALVIVTFIKKAPKALALVSSLLFILSGYIGFMLSIS encoded by the coding sequence ATGTTTATTGCGGGGATAGTAAGTGAGGCATTACTTTATAGTTGTTTTTCTTTATTAATAGGAAGCTTTATTCTAAGTCTTTTACCAAAAACTTTACGACCTGAAATTAAGATTCCCAAAAGTGTGCTTTTAGGTGCAGCATTGGGAATCGCTATCTTTTCATTTTTACCAGTATTAAAAATTGTTCTATATTTATATGAGGACCTGGGTATTGGCTACACCCTTACGTCTGTATTAACCAATTTTGAAGTTGGTAAGACCTGGATTAGTACGGGGATTATTTCGTTGATATTGTTCATCTATCTTATCCCCATTAAACTTGAACAAAAACCTTTATTCTCGTTGACTGGTCTCATTTTTACATTAATCTTAGTTACTTCCCTTGGCTGGTCCAGCCATGCAGCATCCTTATCCAAATTCGCGGGATTCCTTATTCACACCGCTCACTTTTTGGCTATAACAACATGGGTTGGCATCCTGATGGTGGTAAGCTGGTTTTCACAAAACCATGATCATTGGCTGAAATTCTTGAAGTGGTTTTCGCCTGTTGCCATTTTATGTTTCGTTACAACGACCATTACAGGTATATCTTTGATGACTTTTCATATGGAACTGAACGATTATGTCAGTATAAGTGCGATTTCCTATGGCCAGACATTATTAATCAAACATATCGCCATTCTTCCATTACTAGCTTTTGCCTTTATCAATAGCTTTTTAATTCGGAAGAGGCTCATAAATGACCCTTCTTATAATCCTCTTCCATGGGCGAAGTTGGAGAGCATTATTGTTTTAGTTGTTTTTTCTATTACAGGTGCATTGGGACAAGTATCACCCCCGCATGAACTTAGTTCAATGATTAGAGCTGGTGGTGCATCCAAGCTGTTTTCCTTTTTCCATCCAGGTGAAATAACTTTTCCTATTACCTTTTCCCCTGGGATTGTTTCAATAACCCTATTTCTAATCGCTTTTCTTTTTCTAGCGTTAGTCATAGTAACTTTTATTAAAAAAGCACCAAAAGCTTTGGCATTAGTATCGAGTCTGCTCTTTATCCTTTCTGGCTATATCGGTTTTATGTTAAGTATTTCATAA
- a CDS encoding sugar kinase: protein MSKILTFGEIMLRLSTSTGTHFSNVGSFQAHYGGAEANVAVNLANFDHDVAFASKVPDNALGLAAKRHLQKYGVKTKELLFGGNRLGTYYLDSGVGERSSAVIYDRANSSFASVQEMEWDFEQLFENVNILHLSGITPALSEKLAEITLNLVKEAKKRDIKVSFDINFRSKLWNHDQASKVISKILPYVDYCSAGKMDALYLLGIPENQSSQDDTDYYNQKMHEKFSNIKVFYSTKREVHSATSNTLQGTLWKDGKTYESKVHKLEPIIDRVGGGDAFSAGILHGLLTGADLNYTVSFATAYSSLKHTVFGDCNPFTVKEVENLMENGTAKINR, encoded by the coding sequence ATGAGCAAAATTCTAACTTTTGGCGAAATTATGTTAAGGCTTTCCACGTCTACTGGAACCCATTTTAGCAATGTAGGTAGCTTTCAAGCCCATTATGGCGGAGCAGAAGCAAATGTCGCTGTGAATTTGGCTAATTTTGACCATGATGTTGCTTTTGCAAGTAAAGTACCTGACAATGCTCTAGGGCTTGCAGCAAAAAGACATCTCCAAAAATATGGGGTTAAGACAAAAGAATTGCTTTTTGGCGGTAATCGACTTGGAACCTATTATCTTGATAGTGGTGTGGGCGAGCGTTCATCTGCTGTCATTTATGATAGAGCTAATTCTAGCTTTGCGTCGGTGCAGGAAATGGAATGGGATTTTGAACAACTTTTTGAAAACGTAAACATCCTGCATCTTTCAGGCATTACACCAGCACTTTCTGAAAAATTGGCTGAAATTACTTTGAACCTGGTAAAAGAGGCGAAAAAGCGGGATATAAAAGTCAGCTTCGACATTAATTTCCGTTCAAAGCTTTGGAATCATGACCAGGCATCAAAGGTTATATCAAAAATCCTGCCATATGTAGATTATTGTTCTGCAGGAAAAATGGATGCTCTCTATTTGTTAGGTATACCCGAAAATCAGTCTAGTCAAGATGATACAGACTATTACAACCAAAAAATGCATGAGAAATTTAGTAATATTAAAGTCTTTTATTCTACTAAGCGCGAGGTGCATTCTGCTACCTCTAATACCCTGCAAGGTACGCTTTGGAAAGACGGAAAAACCTATGAATCAAAAGTTCATAAGCTAGAACCCATCATCGATCGAGTTGGCGGCGGTGACGCATTCTCTGCAGGTATCCTGCATGGATTACTGACGGGTGCAGATCTAAACTATACGGTATCTTTTGCAACCGCATACTCAAGCTTAAAACATACCGTTTTTGGTGATTGTAATCCATTTACGGTAAAAGAAGTAGAAAATTTAATGGAAAATGGCACTGCCAAAATAAATCGATAA
- the kynB gene encoding arylformamidase — protein sequence MKVIDISRRLENGMPVWPGDTPFQYEVSWSKAESGSVNVGSLSMSAHTGTHVDAPFHFDDNGKRIIELDLDLYIGPVRVIDMTEKDSIGSKDLKDINLEGYQRVLFKTLAWKNSREFPEKIPYLEADLGPFLAERGIRLIGVDVPSVDPIDSKDLHAHHSLNENGIHILESVLLDQVEPGDYELIALPLPLVEGDGSPVRAVLRTL from the coding sequence ATGAAAGTAATTGATATTTCCAGAAGGCTAGAAAATGGAATGCCGGTTTGGCCAGGAGATACACCTTTTCAATATGAGGTGTCATGGTCGAAAGCAGAAAGTGGGTCTGTAAATGTAGGGAGCCTTTCAATGAGTGCGCATACCGGGACACATGTTGATGCTCCTTTTCATTTTGATGATAATGGAAAAAGAATTATTGAACTGGACCTTGATTTGTACATAGGGCCAGTTAGGGTAATTGATATGACAGAGAAGGATAGCATCGGGTCTAAGGATCTGAAGGACATTAATCTAGAAGGCTACCAAAGAGTATTGTTTAAAACGTTAGCTTGGAAGAATTCCCGTGAATTTCCTGAAAAGATTCCTTATTTAGAAGCGGACCTCGGGCCATTTTTAGCTGAAAGGGGAATTCGGCTCATTGGGGTAGATGTTCCGTCGGTCGATCCTATTGACAGTAAAGACCTTCATGCTCACCATAGTTTAAATGAAAACGGAATCCATATCCTTGAATCAGTCCTTTTGGATCAGGTAGAGCCTGGTGATTATGAATTAATCGCTCTGCCGCTGCCATTGGTAGAGGGTGATGGAAGTCCTGTAAGAGCGGTATTACGTACACTTTAA
- a CDS encoding WG repeat-containing protein, with product MSRRNTEQESWITYLLSLSRMVYLFPAEVKEIGGSKWGYINEKGNFVLLPKFEMAHDFQENGLAIVQLNNLTGIINSDGYFIVKPKYDTISPFSEGRATVIDREGFKVIDENGKEITSKGYSFIGDYQEGRAVAANTNEQGDYLYGYLNRRGKEVIPLSYESASDFQDGKALVKIKGGSYALIDLTGKVLNSYTYPFVDDYGEGMLAFRESNDGKWGYMDESGKVIIGQKFTGTQPFEEGRAIVHTSDLSGLIDQEGQYIIKPQYNLLLNLEEGQFALGKAIDPKRPYAGSKYAIADSDAHIYTGFILNGVTPYKDGIASAYNDEMTFFIDKRGQRVDHLPKVNGSGSLTIEKSLIKGDIDLRILYFDKKGKVIWKQNTIIPLNDDYSVIEVKFKPNIDYLVYYPQLKGIENQDSVNQTLKDLSGVKPILGHTALDSSYTGDFDVSFYKNNLVVIEINGYDYPFGAAHGMPVKKYAHVDLKSGKFYQLKDLFKPEADYVKVISEIIGDQIKNDDQYSYIFPDEYKGIKADQPFFICENELSVYFVPYEIAPYAAGFPTFTILFNELNTIINLRGEFWRSFH from the coding sequence ATGTCTAGAAGAAATACGGAACAGGAAAGCTGGATCACCTACCTGCTTTCCTTATCCAGAATGGTTTACCTATTTCCTGCTGAAGTTAAAGAAATTGGCGGCAGTAAGTGGGGATATATCAATGAAAAAGGTAATTTTGTGCTTTTACCTAAATTTGAAATGGCACATGACTTTCAGGAAAATGGGTTAGCGATCGTTCAATTAAATAATCTTACAGGAATCATCAATAGTGACGGATATTTTATTGTAAAACCAAAATATGATACAATCAGCCCTTTTTCGGAAGGCCGGGCAACAGTCATTGACAGAGAAGGCTTTAAAGTAATCGATGAAAACGGGAAGGAAATTACCTCAAAGGGTTATTCCTTTATTGGAGATTATCAGGAAGGCAGAGCAGTGGCTGCTAATACGAATGAGCAAGGCGATTATTTATATGGTTATTTAAATAGAAGGGGTAAGGAAGTCATTCCATTATCCTATGAATCTGCCAGTGACTTTCAGGATGGAAAAGCGCTAGTTAAAATAAAAGGGGGCAGCTACGCTCTCATAGACTTAACAGGAAAAGTATTGAATTCATACACATACCCTTTTGTTGACGATTACGGAGAAGGGATGCTGGCATTTCGGGAAAGTAATGATGGAAAATGGGGTTATATGGACGAATCAGGGAAGGTGATCATAGGGCAAAAGTTTACAGGAACACAGCCGTTTGAAGAAGGTAGAGCAATTGTCCATACCTCTGACCTGTCCGGCTTAATTGACCAGGAAGGACAATATATTATCAAACCGCAGTATAACCTATTGTTAAACCTTGAAGAAGGACAGTTTGCATTAGGAAAAGCCATTGACCCTAAGAGACCATATGCCGGTTCAAAATATGCAATTGCTGATTCAGATGCTCATATTTATACTGGATTTATCTTGAATGGTGTTACTCCTTATAAAGATGGAATTGCCTCAGCCTATAATGATGAAATGACTTTCTTTATCGACAAGCGGGGTCAAAGAGTGGATCACCTTCCAAAAGTTAATGGGAGTGGTTCTCTAACTATTGAAAAATCATTAATTAAGGGGGATATCGATCTCCGAATTCTCTATTTTGATAAAAAAGGCAAGGTAATCTGGAAACAAAATACAATCATTCCTTTAAACGACGATTATTCTGTGATTGAAGTCAAATTCAAACCCAATATAGATTATTTAGTCTACTATCCGCAGTTAAAGGGTATAGAAAATCAGGATAGCGTTAATCAGACATTGAAGGACCTTTCTGGAGTGAAGCCAATTCTTGGGCATACTGCATTGGATTCAAGTTACACAGGGGATTTCGATGTAAGCTTTTATAAGAATAACCTGGTAGTTATCGAGATAAATGGGTATGATTATCCTTTTGGTGCAGCACATGGAATGCCTGTGAAAAAATATGCCCATGTGGACCTTAAGTCAGGCAAATTTTATCAACTAAAGGACTTGTTTAAGCCAGAGGCTGATTATGTAAAAGTGATAAGTGAAATTATTGGAGATCAAATCAAAAACGATGATCAATATTCCTACATCTTCCCGGATGAATATAAGGGGATAAAAGCTGACCAGCCTTTTTTTATTTGTGAAAATGAGTTAAGTGTCTATTTTGTACCTTATGAAATTGCTCCATATGCTGCTGGCTTTCCGACCTTTACAATTCTGTTTAATGAGCTAAATACCATCATTAATCTTCGTGGAGAATTTTGGCGTTCTTTTCATTAA
- a CDS encoding bifunctional 4-hydroxy-2-oxoglutarate aldolase/2-dehydro-3-deoxy-phosphogluconate aldolase, with product MKKANILLKLEKSGVIAVLRSDTKEESLKTIDALVNGGMTGLEVTFTTPQADEVIRETVAKYKDNSTIVVGAGTVLDAMTARIAIMAGAEFVVSPMFDSEIAEICNLYSIPYLPGCMTITEIKTALRSGVDIIKLFPASTYEPSFVDAVKAPLPQVNIMPTGGVNLENMEQWFNKGCVAVGVGGNLLAPAKTGDFDQITKLAKQYIDRYHEIKMVSV from the coding sequence ATAAAAAAGGCTAATATTCTTTTAAAACTTGAAAAGAGTGGTGTGATAGCAGTTTTGCGATCAGACACAAAAGAAGAATCACTAAAAACGATAGATGCACTAGTTAATGGTGGAATGACCGGCTTAGAAGTAACTTTCACTACTCCACAAGCAGACGAAGTTATTCGTGAAACAGTAGCAAAATACAAAGATAATTCTACTATTGTCGTAGGTGCAGGAACTGTTCTTGACGCAATGACAGCTAGAATCGCGATTATGGCGGGAGCGGAATTTGTCGTTAGCCCAATGTTTGATTCTGAAATCGCGGAGATTTGTAACCTTTATAGTATACCGTATCTGCCAGGGTGTATGACCATAACTGAAATAAAGACAGCACTTCGTTCAGGTGTAGATATTATTAAACTATTCCCTGCGAGTACATATGAACCAAGTTTTGTAGATGCCGTAAAAGCACCGCTTCCACAAGTTAATATCATGCCAACAGGCGGAGTCAATTTAGAAAACATGGAGCAGTGGTTTAATAAAGGCTGTGTAGCGGTTGGTGTAGGTGGAAATTTATTAGCACCTGCTAAAACGGGAGATTTCGATCAAATTACGAAGTTGGCAAAACAATATATAGATAGGTACCATGAAATTAAGATGGTGAGTGTATGA